The following coding sequences are from one Thamnophis elegans isolate rThaEle1 chromosome 5, rThaEle1.pri, whole genome shotgun sequence window:
- the CAMK1G gene encoding calcium/calmodulin-dependent protein kinase type 1G gives MGCKQEDDGTSWKKPTANIRKTFVFMEILGSGAFSEVFLVKHRITGKLFALKCIKKSPVTQESNLENEIAVLKKIKHDNIVTLEDIYESTTHYYLVMQLVSGGELFDRILERGVYTEKDASIVIQQVLEAVHYLHENGIVHRDLKPENLLYLTPEEDSKIMITDFGLSKMEQNGIMSTACGTPGYVAPEVLEQKPYSKAVDCWSIGVITYILLCGYPPFYEETESKLFEKIREGYYEFDSPFWDDISESAKDFISHLLEKDPNKRFTCEKALRHPWIDGNTALYCDIYPSVSVQIQKNFAKSRWKQAFNAAAVVHHMKKLHMNGHHAEDNVKSQVQVQITSTPNTSSITYKEQLSQETKNLIPVISYQNTSDLHGLHAKKTESKYLDNPESTSVHMTSVTTTDSQSHQSRPSVSCTPEGGRRDKVKATFCSEAVLIKRDAKTHHFNSEVLVPVKATNHTYFGSGQTGVCLVM, from the exons AGGAGCCTTTTCAGAAGTTTTCCTGGTGAAGCATAGAATCACTGGCAAGCTTTTTGCTTTGAAGTGCATTAAAAAGTCACCAGTCACCCAGGAGAGCAACCTGGAGAATGAAATAGCTGTTCTGAAGAA AATAAAGCATGACAACATAGTAACACTTGAAGACATTTATGAAAGCACAACTCACTATTATCTGGTAATGCAACT AGTGTCTGGAGGAGAATTATTTGACCGTATTTTAGAACGAGGTGTTTACACTGAAAAGGATGCTAGTATTGTAATTCAGCAAGTCCTGGAAGCAGTACATTATCTTCATGAAAATGGGATAGTACATCGAGATCTAaag CCTGAAAATTTACTCTACTTAACTCCAGAAGAGGACTCCAAAATTATGATAACAGATTTTGGTTTGTCTAAAATGGAACAGAATGGCATCATGTCTACAGCATGTGGAACTCCAGGATATGTTG CTCCAGAAGTGTTAGAACAAAAGCCATACAGTAAAGCTGTGGATTGCTGGTCAATTGGAGTTATTACCTACATTCT CCTGTGTGGATACCCTCCTTTCTATGAAGAAACTGAGTCAAAATTGTTTGAGAAGATCAGAGAAGGATACTACGAATTTGACTCTCCATTTTGGGATGATATCTCTGAATCAG CCAAAGATTTCATTTCTCATTTACTCGAGAAGGATCCAAATAAGAGATTTACCTGTGAGAAAGCCCTCAGGCATCCCTG GATTGATGGAAACACAGCTCTCTACTGTGACATCTATCCATCTGTCAGTGTACAGATCCAAAAAAACTTTGCAAAAAGCAGGTGGAAG CAAGCCTTCAATGCTGCAGCTGTGGTCCATCATATGAAGAAACTGCACATGAATGGTCATCATGCAGAGGACAATGTCAAAAGCCAAGTGCAAGTACAAATTACATCAACGCCTAATACATCATCCATTACTTATAAGGAACAATTAAGTCAAGAAACCAAAAATTTGATCCCTGTAATATCCTATCAGAATACTTCAGATCTTCATGGCCTACATGCCAAGAAGACAGAAAGCAAATATTTAGATAACCCGGAGAGCACATCAGTCCATATGACTTCTGTAACTACAACAGACAGCCAGAGCCATCAAAGCAGACCTTCAGTTAGCTGTACTCCAGAAGGTGGGAGGCGAGACAAAGTGAAGGCGACTTTTTGCTCAGAAGCAGTACTCATAAAAAGAGATGCCAAGACACA TCACTTCAACTCAGAAGTCCTTGTTCCAGTAAAAGCCACTAATCACACCTATTTTGGCAGTGGTCAAACTGGTGTTTGCTTGGTAATGTGA